From Arcticibacter tournemirensis, one genomic window encodes:
- a CDS encoding DUF5000 domain-containing lipoprotein — MKRIYFIGGLLIVFFWLGCSKEGRLDFIDEDLPAPLNVSNVKVSPTPGGAVLTYKLPSDPNLSYIKAVYEIQPGVFREAKSSRYTDTLRLVGFGDTLKHAVKVFSVGKNEKVSEPISVDVIPRTPAVRSVFATADFSSTFGGVSVSFKNPDKAELSIVVMRDSTGNNTWTKVATFYTAAVSGNFAARGLESEPQKFAMFVRDRWNNRSDTLFKTLTPKFEVEIPKTTWSALVLPTDQTALAEPGFVLSNLWNKVIGIPGTGANYASSNSSTLPQWFTIDLGKKVLMSRFKMFMDAADGHCYVGSGVKRFELWGSNSPDTDGGWTQWQLLGTFETFKPSGLPLGQATAEDTNYASILGCDYGFDNQPPAVRYLRWKTLETYASPGQVVIAEISLWGQVEP; from the coding sequence ATGAAAAGAATATATTTTATCGGAGGACTGTTGATTGTTTTTTTCTGGTTGGGGTGTTCAAAAGAAGGAAGACTTGACTTCATAGATGAGGATTTACCTGCTCCCTTGAACGTCAGTAATGTAAAGGTTTCTCCAACGCCGGGAGGAGCTGTACTTACATATAAGCTTCCGTCAGACCCGAACCTTTCTTATATAAAGGCTGTCTATGAAATTCAGCCAGGGGTATTCAGAGAAGCTAAATCATCACGATACACGGATACACTCCGGCTGGTAGGGTTTGGCGACACATTAAAACATGCGGTGAAAGTATTCAGCGTAGGGAAGAATGAGAAAGTCTCGGAACCTATATCGGTCGATGTCATCCCCAGGACACCCGCTGTCAGATCTGTGTTTGCTACTGCAGATTTTTCTTCAACTTTCGGAGGAGTAAGTGTTTCCTTTAAGAATCCGGATAAGGCAGAACTGTCAATTGTAGTAATGAGGGATTCAACTGGCAATAATACATGGACAAAGGTGGCCACTTTTTATACTGCTGCCGTGTCCGGGAACTTTGCTGCACGAGGTCTCGAATCTGAACCACAGAAGTTTGCCATGTTTGTCCGCGACCGCTGGAACAATAGATCGGATACGCTTTTCAAAACACTTACCCCTAAGTTCGAGGTGGAGATCCCAAAAACAACCTGGAGTGCCCTGGTGCTGCCAACAGACCAAACGGCGCTTGCCGAACCTGGGTTTGTTTTGAGTAATTTGTGGAATAAGGTAATCGGAATTCCGGGTACCGGTGCAAATTACGCCTCATCGAATAGCTCTACACTTCCTCAATGGTTTACGATTGACTTGGGTAAGAAAGTGCTGATGAGCAGATTTAAAATGTTTATGGACGCTGCCGACGGCCATTGTTATGTAGGCTCTGGCGTGAAAAGGTTTGAACTATGGGGTTCAAATTCTCCGGACACAGACGGTGGATGGACTCAATGGCAGCTGCTTGGAACATTTGAAACGTTTAAACCTTCTGGTTTACCCTTAGGTCAGGCAACCGCTGAAGATACGAATTACGCTTCGATCCTTGGCTGTGATTATGGGTTTGATAATCAGCCGCCTGCGGTACGGTACCTTCGGTGGAAAACGCTCGAAACCTATGCCAGCCCAGGACAGGTTGTTATAGCAGAAATCTCACTTTGGGGCCAGGTTGAACCCTAG
- a CDS encoding RagB/SusD family nutrient uptake outer membrane protein translates to MRKYLIYGGFLLAFLAVLSSCKKFLDVVPDNVATIDNAFTMRSQAMKFLFTCYSFMPRTGQLTDDPAMVGGDELWEIPERAAYLDLAKGFQSKVGPLGDRWTSMYQAIRDCNIFLENIDRVPDMQEVERARWIGEVKFLKAFYHFSLVRMYGPVPLIRTNLPISADVNQVKVMRDPVDSCFNYIVQLLDEAIPGLPTTIISPGTEAGRITQPIAMALKARVLVTAASPLFNGNTDQVGLNNPDGEPLFNQTYSKEKWEIAADACKKAIDMCESQGMKLYVYNPAFQQYVLTDTIETQLSIRNSVTEKWNSEIIWANTQSNTADLQRLISTWWDPRYLDGVVTRGELSPPLKIAEMFYSDHGVPINEDKTWDYTGRYALRKAGKDDRLYIRNGYTTVGLHFDREPRFYADLGFDGGIYYGQGHYDDKDDMNLFYLEGKFKQRNGKGKYGFNTVTGYYIKKLIHFQNVVNSSSDYSVVDYPYPLMRLSDLYLLYSEALNEAQGPGPEVYKYIDLVRKRAGLGTVTSSWTNYSTNPAKFTNQDGMRAIIHQERLIELAFESQRFWDLRRWKESARELNNPIKGWDLSQTTAASFYRTTVLFNQTFGTKDYFWPIADNNITTNRNLVQNLGW, encoded by the coding sequence ATGAGAAAATATCTTATATACGGGGGCTTTTTATTGGCATTTCTCGCCGTGCTCAGCTCCTGCAAGAAATTTTTAGATGTTGTTCCTGATAATGTAGCTACCATCGATAATGCCTTTACCATGCGTTCTCAGGCTATGAAATTTTTATTTACCTGCTATTCATTTATGCCCAGGACAGGCCAGCTGACGGACGACCCAGCTATGGTGGGTGGCGATGAGCTGTGGGAGATTCCAGAGCGGGCTGCTTACCTTGATTTAGCTAAGGGTTTTCAGAGCAAAGTAGGGCCTTTGGGCGACCGATGGACTTCCATGTACCAGGCGATCAGGGACTGCAATATTTTTCTGGAAAACATTGACAGGGTGCCTGATATGCAGGAAGTGGAAAGAGCTCGCTGGATTGGAGAGGTGAAGTTCCTTAAGGCGTTTTATCATTTCAGTTTAGTGAGGATGTATGGTCCGGTTCCTCTGATCAGGACGAACCTTCCGATCTCGGCAGATGTAAACCAGGTAAAAGTAATGCGTGACCCGGTGGATTCGTGCTTTAATTATATTGTACAACTTTTGGACGAAGCCATTCCGGGACTTCCAACAACGATAATTAGTCCCGGCACCGAAGCTGGCCGCATTACCCAGCCAATTGCGATGGCCTTAAAAGCCAGGGTACTTGTTACCGCGGCAAGCCCGTTGTTTAACGGTAACACCGATCAGGTTGGATTGAATAACCCTGACGGAGAGCCACTTTTTAACCAAACGTACTCCAAAGAGAAATGGGAAATTGCGGCTGATGCATGTAAAAAGGCCATAGATATGTGTGAATCACAGGGGATGAAACTGTATGTTTATAATCCCGCTTTTCAGCAATATGTGCTTACCGATACCATCGAAACACAGCTGAGTATAAGAAACAGTGTTACAGAAAAGTGGAACAGTGAAATCATCTGGGCTAATACCCAATCCAATACAGCTGACCTGCAACGATTGATCTCTACCTGGTGGGATCCCCGCTACCTTGACGGCGTTGTAACCAGAGGGGAATTATCGCCACCATTGAAAATTGCGGAAATGTTCTATTCGGATCATGGGGTCCCTATTAACGAAGACAAAACTTGGGATTACACCGGAAGATATGCTTTAAGAAAAGCAGGAAAAGACGACAGACTATATATCCGAAATGGCTATACCACAGTGGGACTGCATTTTGACAGAGAGCCGAGATTCTATGCTGACCTTGGTTTTGACGGTGGTATTTATTACGGACAGGGACATTATGACGATAAAGACGATATGAATCTGTTCTACCTGGAAGGAAAATTTAAACAGAGAAATGGAAAAGGAAAATATGGCTTCAATACCGTCACGGGCTATTACATTAAAAAACTGATCCATTTTCAGAATGTAGTGAATTCTTCAAGCGATTACTCTGTTGTTGATTATCCGTATCCGCTAATGCGTTTGTCTGATCTGTATCTCTTGTATTCGGAAGCACTGAATGAAGCACAGGGCCCCGGTCCGGAAGTATATAAATATATTGATCTTGTCAGAAAGCGCGCTGGGTTGGGCACCGTAACCTCATCATGGACTAATTATTCTACAAATCCCGCAAAATTTACAAATCAGGACGGGATGCGCGCGATCATTCATCAGGAAAGGTTGATAGAGCTGGCTTTTGAGTCGCAACGTTTCTGGGACCTGCGTCGTTGGAAAGAATCAGCCAGAGAATTGAATAATCCAATCAAGGGCTGGGACCTTTCGCAAACAACTGCCGCTTCTTTTTACCGGACAACTGTACTGTTTAATCAAACCTTTGGAACAAAGGACTATTTCTGGCCTATTGCTGACAATAATATCACCACCAACAGAAACCTGGTGCAAAACCTGGGCTGGTAA
- a CDS encoding DUF4998 domain-containing protein codes for MKKIFSNTMMIVVLFLAFCALPGCTKMDSTYKEFVVPGGLTYAGKANSPKVYPGFNRVKIAWVRGSDPDVISARVFWNNFRDSTVVSIPPTGDTISVIIDNLQEKSYSFVIRTYDKKGNSSIPVEAIGGSYGEKYQSQLLTRPVNSTLSDTKGKITIQWGAADISNGAFASEVKYTDVNGDIRYQMFPTDLPTSEITGLKPNTGYQYRTMFKPDSLSIDSFYTAYSEAGFFNFDKKDWRVISYSDQYSDGDNAAANIIDGTDGTRWHTNGSAYPHYATIDMGAVRTISQFGVWRTLFDTPNGDDRAPTRIEFLISMDNQNWTSLGEYAFNNSINGEQVFPISGSPKGRYFKFVGLRGNNHFMTLGEISAYGF; via the coding sequence ATGAAGAAGATATTCAGTAATACTATGATGATCGTGGTACTGTTCCTGGCATTTTGTGCTCTCCCGGGCTGTACAAAAATGGACAGTACTTATAAAGAGTTTGTTGTTCCGGGCGGCTTAACCTATGCGGGTAAAGCGAATTCGCCGAAAGTATACCCGGGATTCAATAGAGTAAAGATTGCCTGGGTGAGGGGCTCGGACCCTGATGTGATAAGCGCCCGGGTGTTTTGGAATAACTTTAGAGATTCGACAGTGGTGTCAATCCCCCCCACAGGGGATACTATCAGTGTCATTATTGATAATCTGCAGGAGAAAAGTTATTCGTTTGTAATCCGCACCTATGATAAAAAGGGCAATTCATCCATTCCAGTCGAAGCAATTGGTGGTTCTTACGGCGAGAAATACCAGTCGCAGTTGTTAACCCGGCCAGTGAACTCTACGCTAAGCGATACTAAAGGCAAGATTACCATTCAGTGGGGCGCTGCAGATATTTCTAATGGTGCATTCGCCTCGGAAGTTAAATACACCGATGTTAACGGAGACATCAGGTATCAAATGTTTCCTACAGATCTTCCGACTTCTGAAATTACTGGCCTTAAACCCAATACGGGCTACCAGTACAGGACCATGTTTAAGCCTGATTCGCTAAGTATCGATAGTTTTTATACAGCATATTCAGAGGCCGGATTCTTTAACTTTGATAAAAAAGACTGGCGAGTGATCAGTTATTCAGATCAATATTCAGATGGAGATAATGCTGCTGCTAACATTATTGATGGCACTGATGGGACGCGCTGGCATACGAATGGCTCTGCGTATCCGCACTATGCTACGATAGATATGGGGGCTGTACGTACAATTTCGCAGTTTGGTGTGTGGAGAACGCTTTTTGATACACCTAATGGTGATGACCGGGCGCCCACCCGTATTGAGTTTTTAATTAGCATGGACAATCAAAACTGGACAAGCCTTGGAGAATATGCTTTTAATAATTCAATTAACGGAGAGCAGGTGTTTCCAATATCCGGATCTCCTAAAGGCAGGTATTTTAAATTTGT